In Pelomonas sp. SE-A7, one genomic interval encodes:
- the nirB gene encoding nitrite reductase large subunit NirB, translating into MLMKSRKQKLVMVGNGMAGVRTLEELLKIAPELYDITVFGAEPHPNYNRILLSPVLAGEQTLDEIILNPLDWYADNGITLHLGKKVTQIDRVKRRVIAEDGTEADYDRLLIATGSSPFILPVPGKELDGVIAYRDIADTNTMIEAATRYRHAVVIGGGLLGLEAANGLMLRGMQVTVVHIAPWLMERQLDDQAGGLLRQSLQDRGLKFMLGAQTQALIPDKDGRVMALQFKDGQEIPADLVVMAAGIRPNTQLAESAGLLVNRGIVVSDTLQTVTDPRIYAVGECAAHRGIAYGLVAPLFEQGKVCATHLAEFGIGRYQGSQTSTKLKVTGIDLFSAGDFMGGEGTEEIVMSDPFGGVYKKLVIKDDKLVGACLYGDTVDGSWYFKLLREGRKIADIRDKLMFGESNIGDVGHQGHNKAAAMADTDEVCGCNGVSKGSICKAIKDKGLFTLEEVRKHTKASASCGSCTGLVEQLLMFTAGGDYSATPKKKAMCGCTDLSHQDVRDAIFKEHITSLASAYEKLAWKTPNGCSSCRPALNYYLISSWPKEAQDDPQARFINERSHANIQKDGTYSVIPRMWGGETTADELRRIANAVDKYKIPTVKVTGGQRIDLLGVKKEDLVNVWKDIGMPSGHAYAKALRTVKTCVGSEWCRMGTQDSTQMGKDLERAMWRMYAPHKVKFAVSGCPRNCAEAGIKDVGIIGVDSGWEMYVAGNGGIKTEVAHFFTKLKTAEEVLEYTGAFMQLYRKEGWYLERTVHYVSRVGLDHVKARILDDHEGRKKLWAELQFALDGEPDPWFEFDKAKVDLRQFEVLT; encoded by the coding sequence ATGCTGATGAAATCCAGAAAGCAGAAGCTGGTGATGGTGGGCAACGGCATGGCCGGCGTGCGCACGCTGGAAGAGCTGCTGAAGATCGCACCCGAGCTCTACGACATCACGGTCTTCGGCGCCGAGCCGCATCCCAACTACAACCGCATCCTCTTGAGCCCGGTGCTGGCCGGCGAGCAGACGCTGGACGAGATCATCCTCAACCCGCTGGACTGGTATGCGGACAACGGCATCACGCTTCACCTGGGCAAGAAGGTCACGCAGATCGACCGGGTCAAGCGGCGCGTGATTGCCGAAGACGGCACCGAGGCCGACTACGACCGGCTGCTGATCGCCACCGGCTCCAGCCCCTTCATCCTGCCCGTGCCCGGCAAGGAGCTGGACGGGGTGATCGCCTACCGCGACATCGCCGACACCAACACCATGATCGAGGCGGCGACCAGGTACCGGCATGCGGTTGTCATCGGTGGCGGCCTGCTCGGACTGGAAGCGGCCAACGGCCTGATGCTGCGCGGCATGCAGGTGACCGTGGTCCATATCGCGCCCTGGCTGATGGAGCGCCAGCTGGACGACCAGGCCGGCGGGCTCCTGCGCCAGTCGCTGCAGGACCGCGGCCTGAAGTTCATGCTGGGCGCCCAGACCCAGGCCCTGATCCCCGACAAGGACGGCCGCGTCATGGCGTTGCAGTTCAAGGACGGCCAGGAGATTCCGGCCGACCTGGTGGTGATGGCCGCCGGTATCCGCCCCAACACCCAGCTGGCCGAAAGCGCCGGCCTGCTGGTCAACCGCGGCATCGTCGTCAGCGACACGCTGCAAACGGTCACCGACCCGCGCATCTACGCGGTGGGCGAATGCGCTGCGCATCGCGGCATCGCCTATGGCCTGGTGGCGCCGCTGTTCGAGCAGGGCAAGGTTTGCGCCACGCACCTGGCCGAGTTCGGCATAGGCCGCTACCAGGGCTCGCAGACCTCGACCAAGCTCAAGGTCACCGGCATCGACCTGTTCTCGGCCGGCGACTTCATGGGCGGCGAGGGCACGGAGGAGATCGTGATGAGCGACCCCTTCGGCGGGGTCTACAAGAAACTGGTGATCAAGGACGACAAGCTGGTTGGCGCCTGCCTGTACGGCGACACGGTGGACGGCAGCTGGTACTTCAAGCTCTTGCGCGAGGGCCGCAAGATCGCCGACATCCGCGACAAGCTGATGTTCGGCGAATCCAACATCGGCGACGTGGGCCACCAGGGCCACAACAAGGCTGCCGCGATGGCTGACACCGATGAGGTCTGCGGCTGCAACGGCGTCAGCAAGGGCAGCATCTGCAAGGCGATCAAGGACAAGGGCCTGTTCACGCTGGAAGAGGTGCGCAAGCACACCAAGGCCAGCGCCAGCTGCGGCTCCTGCACCGGCCTGGTGGAGCAGCTCCTGATGTTCACGGCCGGCGGCGACTACTCGGCCACGCCCAAAAAGAAGGCGATGTGCGGCTGCACCGACCTGAGCCACCAGGACGTGCGCGACGCCATCTTCAAGGAGCACATCACCAGCCTGGCCTCGGCCTACGAGAAGCTGGCCTGGAAGACGCCCAACGGCTGCTCCAGCTGCCGGCCAGCGCTGAACTACTACCTGATCTCCAGCTGGCCCAAGGAAGCTCAGGACGATCCGCAGGCCCGCTTCATCAACGAGCGCAGCCACGCGAACATTCAGAAAGACGGGACCTACTCGGTGATACCGCGCATGTGGGGCGGCGAGACCACGGCCGATGAGCTGCGGCGCATCGCCAATGCGGTCGACAAGTACAAGATCCCCACGGTCAAGGTCACCGGCGGCCAGCGCATCGACTTGCTGGGGGTGAAGAAGGAAGACCTGGTCAATGTCTGGAAGGACATAGGCATGCCCTCGGGCCATGCGTATGCGAAGGCGCTGCGCACGGTCAAGACCTGCGTGGGATCCGAATGGTGCCGCATGGGCACGCAGGATTCGACGCAGATGGGCAAGGACCTGGAGCGGGCCATGTGGCGCATGTATGCGCCGCACAAGGTCAAGTTCGCCGTGTCGGGCTGCCCGCGCAACTGCGCCGAGGCCGGCATCAAGGACGTGGGCATCATCGGCGTGGACTCGGGCTGGGAGATGTACGTCGCCGGCAACGGCGGCATCAAGACCGAGGTGGCGCATTTCTTCACCAAGCTGAAGACGGCCGAGGAGGTGCTGGAGTACACCGGCGCCTTCATGCAGCTGTACCGCAAGGAAGGCTGGTATCTGGAGCGCACAGTCCACTACGTGTCGCGCGTGGGCCTGGACCATGTGAAGGCCCGCATCCTCGATGACCACGAGGGCCGCAAGAAGCTCTGGGCCGAGCTGCAGTTCGCGCTGGACGGCGAGCCCGATCCCTGGTTCGAGTTCGACAAGGCCAAGGTGGATCTTCGCCAGTTCGAGGTGCTGACATGA
- the cobA gene encoding uroporphyrinogen-III C-methyltransferase: protein MNASIPTVSLVGAGPGDPELLTVRALKRLQEADVVLTDDLVDARVLALLRPETRVLRVGKRGGCISTEQRFIHELMIREARSGARVVRLKGGDPFVFGRGGEEVTALREAGIEVEVVSGLTAGIAAPASIGIPVTDRRHAPGVAFVTGHRQDGEDAPDWAALARSGLSLVIYMGLARAEELVASLRAGGLDPRTPAAVIAAAHTAQQRQAICTLESLPATLKSQRIASPAILVIGTVVNEAWQVETLPGLQLSAVGSC from the coding sequence ATGAACGCAAGCATTCCCACGGTCAGCCTGGTCGGTGCCGGTCCCGGCGATCCGGAGCTGCTGACCGTCCGCGCGCTCAAGCGCCTGCAGGAGGCCGACGTGGTGCTGACGGACGATCTGGTTGATGCGCGCGTGCTGGCCTTGCTGCGTCCGGAGACCCGGGTGCTGCGCGTCGGCAAGCGCGGCGGCTGCATCTCGACGGAGCAGCGTTTCATCCACGAACTGATGATCCGCGAGGCTCGCAGCGGCGCACGGGTCGTTCGCCTGAAGGGCGGCGATCCTTTTGTCTTTGGCCGTGGCGGCGAAGAGGTGACGGCGCTGCGCGAGGCCGGCATCGAGGTCGAGGTGGTGTCCGGACTGACTGCCGGCATCGCGGCGCCGGCCAGCATTGGCATCCCGGTCACCGATCGTCGCCATGCGCCCGGCGTGGCCTTCGTCACCGGCCACAGGCAGGACGGAGAGGACGCGCCGGACTGGGCGGCCCTGGCCCGCTCGGGCCTGAGCCTGGTGATCTACATGGGCCTGGCGCGGGCCGAGGAACTGGTGGCCTCGCTGCGCGCCGGTGGCCTGGACCCTCGCACCCCGGCCGCGGTCATCGCTGCCGCCCACACGGCGCAGCAGCGCCAGGCGATCTGCACCTTGGAGAGCCTGCCGGCGACGCTGAAGTCGCAGCGCATCGCCAGCCCGGCCATCCTGGTGATAGGCACGGTGGTGAACGAGGCCTGGCAGGTCGAAACGCTGCCGGGGCTTCAGCTCAGCGCAGTCGGAAGCTGCTGA
- a CDS encoding methyl-accepting chemotaxis protein: protein MKLATKLLLAPVLTAVVALSAGLVNAVLIGREAGRMQTQAGVAQDRYKTLASVQFQLGQVHVAAYRTVGLVASLDDAKVKSIRGELGNQLAGVKRTLEATVGADADAAMREAMAASSKALDAYAKAADVAIDLATVDPNTGIAAMQQADAAHEALKTALGRVVAHDEQAAESVADASSQRNRNTTLFMALVGVIAAGAAIWLSWRMQRQIVVDLKRAGSLADAVADGDLTVDARSDRTDEVGDLIRSLHSMCTQLSSSLRTVRESSSSIQQSSAEIASGNQDLSQRTEHAASNLQQTANSMGELTGTVQQSADSARTANQLAGSAAQVAQRGGEVVGQVVSTMEEINSSSKKIADIIGVIDSIAFQTNILALNAAVEAARAGEQGRGFAVVASEVRSLAQRSAGAAKEIKSLIDTSVDKVEAGSRLVQDAGSTMNEIVASVQRVTDIIAEISASTVEQSQGIAQVNEAVNQLDQMTQQNAALVEESAAAAESLKDQAVRLSDVVGGFRLR, encoded by the coding sequence ATGAAGCTAGCCACCAAGCTCCTCCTGGCACCGGTGCTGACGGCCGTCGTGGCCCTGTCGGCGGGTCTGGTCAATGCCGTGCTGATAGGCCGCGAGGCGGGCCGGATGCAGACCCAGGCCGGCGTCGCCCAGGACCGCTACAAGACCCTGGCCTCGGTCCAGTTCCAGCTGGGGCAGGTCCATGTCGCCGCCTACCGGACCGTGGGCCTGGTGGCTTCGCTGGACGATGCGAAGGTCAAGTCCATACGCGGTGAGCTGGGCAACCAGCTGGCCGGCGTCAAGCGCACGCTGGAAGCCACGGTAGGCGCCGACGCCGATGCCGCGATGCGTGAAGCCATGGCGGCCTCGTCCAAGGCGCTGGACGCCTACGCCAAGGCCGCCGATGTGGCCATCGACCTGGCCACGGTCGATCCCAACACCGGCATCGCCGCCATGCAGCAGGCGGACGCCGCGCACGAGGCGCTGAAGACGGCCCTGGGCCGCGTCGTGGCCCACGACGAGCAGGCGGCCGAGTCCGTGGCCGATGCCTCGAGCCAGCGCAACCGCAACACCACGCTGTTCATGGCCCTGGTCGGCGTGATCGCGGCCGGTGCCGCCATCTGGCTGAGCTGGCGCATGCAGCGCCAGATCGTTGTCGACCTCAAGCGCGCCGGCAGCCTGGCCGATGCAGTGGCCGATGGCGACCTGACGGTGGACGCCCGCAGCGACAGGACCGACGAGGTCGGCGACCTGATCCGTTCGCTGCACAGCATGTGCACGCAGCTCAGCAGCTCGCTGCGCACGGTGCGTGAGTCTTCCAGCTCGATCCAGCAATCCAGCGCCGAGATCGCCTCCGGCAACCAGGACCTGAGCCAGCGCACCGAGCATGCGGCCTCCAACCTGCAGCAGACAGCCAACTCCATGGGTGAGCTGACCGGCACCGTGCAGCAAAGCGCCGACAGCGCCCGCACCGCCAACCAGCTGGCCGGCAGCGCGGCGCAAGTCGCTCAGCGCGGCGGCGAGGTGGTCGGCCAGGTGGTCTCGACCATGGAGGAGATCAACAGCAGCTCCAAGAAGATCGCCGACATCATCGGCGTCATCGACTCGATCGCCTTCCAGACCAACATCCTGGCGCTGAACGCCGCCGTCGAGGCGGCGCGTGCCGGCGAGCAGGGCCGCGGCTTTGCGGTCGTGGCTTCAGAGGTGCGCTCGCTGGCCCAGCGCTCGGCCGGTGCGGCCAAGGAGATCAAGTCGCTGATCGACACCAGCGTGGACAAGGTCGAGGCCGGCAGCCGCCTGGTCCAGGACGCCGGCTCCACGATGAACGAGATCGTGGCCAGCGTGCAGCGCGTGACCGACATCATTGCCGAGATCAGCGCCAGCACGGTGGAGCAGAGCCAGGGCATTGCCCAGGTCAACGAGGCGGTCAACCAGCTGGACCAGATGACGCAGCAGAACGCGGCCCTGGTCGAGGAAAGCGCCGCGGCCGCCGAGTCGCTGAAGGACCAGGCGGTCCGCCTGTCCGACGTGGTCGGCGGCTTCCGGCTGCGCTGA
- a CDS encoding molybdopterin-dependent oxidoreductase: MTETRSTCPYCGVGCGVIIESEGAQITGVRGDPGHPANFGRLCTKGSTLHLTAAPLTLQRRLLQPAWRAARGAKAEPLGWDEVNVRIADKLASVRLHHGPDAIAFYVSGQLLTEDYHAFNKLARALVGTNNIDSNSRLCMSSAVVGYKQTLGADAPPCSYEDVEQTDCLFIAGSNTAWAHPVLFRRIEAAREARPAMKIIVADPRRTETAEFADLHLQIRPGSDVALFQGLLHACIWEGWLDQDFIAAHTEGFAALKDEVRDMTPREAARICGIAEADLLQAARWIAKSPSALSLYCMGLNQSTSGTAKNTALINLHLATGQIGRAGAGPFSLTGQPNAMGGRETGGMASLLPGHRDPAKPQHRAEVARIWGVEGLPETPGKTAVELFEAAARGEIKVLWIACTNPAQSLPDQDLVRRALERCELVVLQEAFADTATAAYADVLLPAASWGEKEGTVTNSERRISRVRVAVPAPGEARADWRIVRDVARELEQLLRPGLPSLFGAERAEQLWLEHREATRGRDLDITGLSYRLLDEKGPQQWPFPEGATEGKSRLYEDGRFATADGRARFVVRPYRPALDVVDAAYPFALSTGRLRDQWHGMSRTGLLGRLFAHESRPLLRMNPADMGRRGLADGDFVRLRSRRGELNLMLAADDAIAAQQAYVAMHWGEEFVSGRGAQGQALRGINAVTQGAFCPDSRQPELKFAAVSVERLNLPWRLSASAWGPAGHGLRALMSELDYAHCLPIAGPEGLEGWRFEAAHGEAIPAELLQRFAAVLGLDRAGALRYADSRRGRLRLLRLDESGQRLDSLLTVGEGGEGGWLHQLWLEAGAVAPHGRRLLAPESAGAAQDLAPASPQVCNCFDVREDRIKARLAACSGAPAERLKQLQGELRCGTQCGSCLPALRRLVDQVPEEVTT, from the coding sequence ATGACCGAGACACGCTCGACCTGTCCCTACTGCGGTGTCGGCTGTGGCGTGATCATCGAGAGCGAGGGGGCGCAGATCACCGGCGTGCGCGGCGATCCCGGGCATCCGGCCAACTTCGGCCGGCTCTGCACCAAGGGCTCGACCCTGCACCTGACGGCCGCGCCCCTGACGCTGCAGCGCCGCCTGTTGCAGCCGGCCTGGCGCGCCGCGCGCGGTGCCAAGGCCGAGCCGCTGGGCTGGGACGAGGTCAATGTCCGCATCGCCGACAAGCTGGCCTCGGTGCGCCTGCACCACGGACCGGATGCGATCGCCTTCTATGTCTCGGGCCAGCTGCTGACCGAGGACTACCACGCGTTCAACAAGCTGGCGCGGGCCCTGGTCGGCACCAACAACATCGACTCCAACTCGCGGCTGTGCATGAGCTCGGCCGTGGTCGGCTACAAGCAGACGCTCGGCGCCGATGCGCCGCCGTGCAGCTACGAGGATGTCGAGCAGACCGACTGCCTGTTCATCGCCGGCAGCAACACGGCCTGGGCCCATCCGGTGCTGTTCCGCCGCATCGAGGCGGCGCGCGAGGCGAGGCCGGCGATGAAGATCATCGTGGCCGACCCGCGCCGCACCGAGACCGCCGAGTTCGCCGACCTGCATCTGCAGATCCGGCCCGGCAGCGACGTGGCCCTGTTCCAGGGCCTGCTGCATGCCTGCATCTGGGAAGGCTGGCTGGACCAGGACTTCATCGCCGCCCATACCGAGGGCTTCGCGGCGCTGAAGGACGAGGTGCGCGACATGACGCCGCGCGAGGCGGCGCGCATCTGCGGCATCGCCGAGGCCGACCTGCTGCAGGCGGCGCGCTGGATCGCCAAGTCGCCTTCTGCGCTGTCGCTGTACTGCATGGGCCTGAACCAGAGCACCAGCGGCACGGCCAAGAACACGGCCCTGATCAATCTGCACCTGGCCACCGGCCAGATCGGCCGGGCCGGCGCCGGGCCGTTCTCGCTGACCGGCCAGCCCAATGCCATGGGCGGCCGCGAGACCGGCGGCATGGCCAGCCTGCTGCCCGGCCACCGCGACCCGGCCAAGCCGCAGCACCGGGCCGAGGTGGCGCGGATCTGGGGCGTTGAAGGCCTTCCCGAGACGCCGGGCAAGACCGCGGTCGAGCTGTTCGAGGCGGCGGCGCGGGGCGAGATCAAGGTCCTGTGGATAGCCTGCACCAACCCGGCCCAGTCCCTGCCCGATCAGGACCTGGTGCGCCGCGCGCTGGAACGCTGCGAACTGGTCGTCCTGCAGGAGGCCTTTGCCGATACCGCCACGGCCGCCTATGCCGACGTGCTGCTGCCGGCGGCGAGCTGGGGCGAGAAGGAGGGCACGGTCACCAACAGCGAGCGCCGCATCAGCCGCGTGCGCGTCGCCGTGCCGGCGCCGGGCGAGGCGAGGGCGGACTGGCGCATCGTCCGCGATGTGGCCCGCGAGCTGGAACAACTGCTGCGGCCCGGCCTGCCCAGCCTCTTCGGTGCCGAGCGGGCCGAGCAGCTGTGGCTGGAGCACCGCGAGGCCACGCGCGGCCGCGACCTCGACATCACCGGCCTCAGCTACCGCCTGCTCGACGAGAAGGGGCCGCAGCAATGGCCCTTCCCGGAGGGCGCTACCGAGGGCAAGAGCCGGCTCTACGAGGACGGCCGCTTCGCCACCGCCGATGGCCGCGCCCGCTTCGTCGTGCGGCCCTACCGGCCGGCGCTCGATGTCGTCGACGCGGCCTATCCCTTCGCGCTCAGCACCGGCCGGCTGCGCGACCAGTGGCATGGCATGAGCCGGACCGGTTTGCTGGGCCGCTTGTTCGCCCATGAGTCGCGTCCGCTGCTGCGCATGAATCCCGCCGACATGGGGCGTCGTGGCCTGGCCGACGGCGACTTTGTACGCCTGCGCTCGCGGCGCGGCGAGCTGAACCTGATGCTCGCCGCCGACGATGCCATCGCCGCGCAGCAGGCCTATGTGGCCATGCACTGGGGCGAGGAGTTCGTCTCGGGCCGCGGCGCGCAGGGCCAGGCGCTGCGCGGCATCAACGCGGTGACCCAGGGCGCCTTCTGCCCCGATTCGCGCCAGCCAGAGCTGAAGTTCGCCGCGGTCTCGGTCGAGCGCCTGAACCTGCCCTGGCGCCTGTCGGCCTCGGCATGGGGCCCGGCCGGCCATGGCTTGCGGGCGCTGATGAGCGAGCTGGACTATGCGCATTGCCTGCCGATCGCGGGGCCGGAAGGTCTGGAAGGCTGGCGCTTCGAGGCGGCCCATGGCGAGGCGATTCCGGCCGAGCTCCTGCAGCGCTTCGCGGCGGTGCTGGGCCTGGACCGTGCCGGCGCACTGCGCTATGCCGACAGCCGCCGCGGCCGTCTGCGCCTGCTGCGTCTCGACGAATCCGGCCAGCGGCTGGACAGCCTGCTGACCGTGGGCGAGGGCGGCGAGGGCGGCTGGCTGCACCAGCTCTGGCTGGAGGCCGGTGCCGTGGCCCCGCATGGCCGACGCCTGCTGGCACCGGAGTCCGCCGGTGCGGCGCAAGACCTGGCCCCGGCCAGTCCGCAGGTCTGCAACTGCTTCGACGTGCGCGAAGACCGCATCAAGGCCAGGCTGGCCGCCTGCAGTGGCGCACCGGCGGAGCGGCTCAAGCAGCTGCAGGGCGAGCTGCGCTGCGGTACGCAATGCGGCTCCTGTCTGCCGGCGCTGCGCCGGCTGGTCGATCAAGTGCCTGAGGAGGTGACGACATGA
- the nirD gene encoding nitrite reductase small subunit NirD has protein sequence MSDWKTICAVEDIPPLGSRRVQRAKGPQVALFRTADDQVFALLDRCPHKAGPLSQGIVFGKAVACPLHNWTIGLDTGCAREPDEGSTPKFAVRIEAGQVQLDQQELDTIATELEPVKAGPCTRAHC, from the coding sequence ATGAGTGATTGGAAGACGATCTGCGCGGTCGAGGACATCCCGCCGCTGGGCTCGCGCCGCGTGCAGCGCGCCAAGGGTCCGCAGGTGGCGCTGTTCCGCACGGCGGACGACCAGGTGTTTGCGCTGCTGGACCGTTGCCCGCACAAGGCCGGCCCGCTGAGCCAGGGCATCGTGTTCGGCAAGGCCGTGGCCTGTCCGCTGCACAACTGGACCATAGGCCTGGACACCGGCTGCGCCCGTGAGCCCGATGAGGGCAGTACGCCGAAGTTCGCGGTCCGTATCGAGGCCGGTCAGGTGCAGCTGGACCAGCAGGAGCTGGACACCATCGCCACCGAGCTGGAGCCGGTCAAGGCCGGCCCCTGCACTCGCGCCCATTGCTGA
- a CDS encoding methyl-accepting chemotaxis protein, with amino-acid sequence MTLSVRNKLWLPVAALFVIVLLMTAGSAMRTQGLAEHARSIQAQQQQKFELSLRWRGQTETNATRAVAGILSSDPSVSATFKPEMEATTAAISEIQKKLEELATEPDEKAAMARIAEARKAYIEVRGEVTKLKAGGDTAAASTLLKDRLMPALKSYLDAQQDFVKLQQQRSDALRDAATAERMRTVWLVAVVMLALVAMMGVATHFLARSVVVPLEQAAAQAQRIGEGDLSQEIRVERADEIGQLLGALSGMQDSLNRMVGSVRHSADSIQTASAEIASGNLDLSQRTEQTASNLQKTANSMGELTGTVQQSADSARTANQLAGSAAQVAQRGGEVVGQVVSTMEEINSSSKKIADIIGVIDSIAFQTNILALNAAVEAARAGEQGRGFAVVASEVRSLAQRSAGAAKEIKSLIDTSVDKVEAGSRLVQDAGSTMNEIVASVQRVTDIIAEISASTVEQSQGIGHVNEAINQLDQMTQQNAALVEESAAAAESLKDQAVRLSDVVSSFRLR; translated from the coding sequence ATGACGCTGTCCGTCCGCAACAAGCTGTGGTTGCCCGTGGCCGCCCTTTTCGTGATCGTGCTGCTGATGACCGCCGGCTCGGCCATGCGCACCCAGGGCCTGGCCGAACATGCGCGCAGCATCCAGGCCCAGCAGCAGCAGAAATTCGAGCTGTCGCTGCGCTGGCGAGGCCAGACCGAGACCAATGCCACGCGGGCCGTGGCCGGCATACTGTCCAGCGACCCCAGCGTCAGCGCTACGTTCAAGCCCGAGATGGAAGCCACGACGGCCGCCATCTCGGAGATCCAGAAGAAGCTGGAAGAACTGGCGACCGAGCCCGATGAGAAGGCAGCCATGGCCCGCATTGCCGAAGCCCGCAAGGCCTACATCGAGGTCCGGGGCGAGGTCACCAAGCTCAAGGCTGGCGGTGACACGGCCGCGGCCTCGACCCTGCTCAAGGACCGCCTGATGCCGGCCCTGAAGAGCTACCTCGACGCCCAGCAGGACTTCGTCAAGCTCCAGCAGCAGCGCTCCGACGCATTGCGCGATGCCGCCACGGCCGAGCGCATGCGCACGGTCTGGCTGGTGGCCGTGGTGATGCTGGCCCTGGTCGCGATGATGGGCGTGGCCACGCATTTCCTGGCCCGTTCGGTGGTGGTGCCGCTGGAGCAGGCCGCGGCCCAGGCCCAGCGGATCGGCGAAGGCGACCTCAGCCAGGAGATCCGCGTGGAGCGCGCCGACGAGATCGGCCAGCTGCTGGGCGCGCTGTCCGGCATGCAGGACTCGCTGAATCGCATGGTCGGATCGGTGCGCCACAGCGCCGACAGCATCCAGACCGCCAGCGCCGAGATCGCCTCGGGCAACCTGGACCTGAGCCAGCGCACCGAGCAGACCGCCTCCAACCTGCAGAAGACCGCCAACTCCATGGGTGAGCTGACCGGCACCGTGCAGCAAAGCGCCGACAGCGCCCGCACCGCCAACCAGTTGGCCGGCAGTGCTGCGCAGGTGGCTCAGCGCGGCGGCGAGGTGGTCGGCCAGGTGGTCTCGACCATGGAAGAGATCAACAGCAGCTCCAAGAAGATCGCCGACATCATCGGCGTGATCGACTCGATCGCCTTCCAGACCAACATCCTGGCGCTGAACGCCGCCGTCGAGGCGGCGCGTGCCGGCGAACAGGGCCGCGGCTTTGCGGTCGTGGCTTCAGAGGTGCGCTCGCTGGCCCAGCGCTCGGCCGGTGCGGCCAAGGAGATCAAGTCGCTGATCGACACCAGCGTGGACAAGGTCGAGGCCGGCAGCCGCCTGGTCCAGGACGCCGGCTCCACGATGAACGAGATCGTGGCCAGCGTGCAGCGCGTGACCGACATCATTGCCGAGATCAGTGCCAGCACGGTGGAGCAGAGCCAGGGCATAGGTCATGTCAACGAGGCCATCAACCAGCTGGACCAGATGACGCAGCAGAACGCGGCCCTGGTCGAAGAGAGCGCCGCGGCCGCCGAGTCGCTGAAGGACCAGGCGGTCCGCCTGTCCGACGTGGTCAGCAGCTTCCGACTGCGCTGA